Proteins co-encoded in one Halococcoides cellulosivorans genomic window:
- a CDS encoding PAS domain-containing protein — protein sequence MTVPALDDALVGVVPGPLDAVDGYRSVCESLVADTVTVEPSAASFRTTEADLLIVQGDDGLDAIEAADSHPPTMFVGRDPVAATRAMGAGADVFLSTDRSEDFGDRLRSLYRGAAVDARSAGEGALGSGSVEARAYATLMGDFDDHIYVFDRHGRFVRVNETKAAFHDTTPVALEGKSEFDVFFPETAAEIYADNMAVLEGRREVCNETEWVENAAGEYVHVSVSKHPIHDADGHIIGLIGISHDVTEITRRRTLVDDVARVVEHLYGIYDHNFRNLVQTRIGIQASLRDATDAEASGREHLDGLREAVAAEDDAAEQIEAAIEDWERLSDALQSAGAAERELIDTLETLVGDFGDLVSVVRTDGEIRQFDVVEMADQSQQWTVIGPTVSVRTDDSFARLFFDQLTRVVPTGATVTIEPTRDGFELDVPAHVVVPEIAARYRDQDLLSGSRPLLKASVLAEVMGWNVETRHPAPDRTVLVVDTAAWKRRAGAT from the coding sequence GTGACCGTTCCAGCCCTCGACGACGCACTCGTCGGCGTCGTGCCCGGACCGCTCGACGCCGTCGACGGTTACCGGTCGGTCTGTGAGTCGCTGGTTGCAGATACCGTCACGGTCGAGCCGTCTGCAGCATCGTTTCGCACGACCGAAGCCGATCTCCTGATCGTCCAGGGTGACGACGGCCTCGACGCGATCGAGGCCGCCGACAGCCATCCACCGACGATGTTCGTCGGCCGCGATCCAGTCGCGGCGACGCGGGCGATGGGGGCCGGGGCTGACGTGTTCTTGTCCACCGATCGGAGCGAAGATTTCGGTGACCGCCTCCGGAGTCTGTATCGCGGCGCCGCCGTCGACGCCCGATCCGCTGGTGAGGGTGCTCTCGGATCGGGTTCGGTCGAGGCGCGGGCCTACGCGACGCTGATGGGTGATTTCGACGATCACATCTACGTGTTCGATCGGCATGGGCGGTTCGTGCGGGTCAACGAGACCAAAGCGGCGTTCCACGACACGACGCCCGTTGCTCTCGAAGGGAAAAGTGAGTTCGACGTCTTCTTCCCCGAGACTGCAGCCGAAATCTACGCGGACAACATGGCGGTGCTGGAAGGGCGCCGTGAGGTCTGCAACGAGACCGAGTGGGTCGAGAACGCTGCCGGCGAGTACGTTCACGTTTCCGTCTCCAAACACCCGATACACGACGCTGACGGACACATCATCGGCTTGATCGGGATTTCGCACGACGTGACGGAGATCACCCGTCGGCGGACGCTCGTCGACGACGTGGCGCGCGTCGTCGAGCACCTCTACGGCATCTACGATCACAATTTCCGAAATCTCGTCCAGACTCGTATCGGCATTCAGGCGTCCCTCCGAGACGCGACCGACGCGGAGGCGTCGGGGCGCGAACACCTCGATGGCCTCCGCGAGGCGGTCGCCGCCGAGGACGACGCGGCCGAACAGATCGAGGCTGCGATCGAGGACTGGGAGCGCCTGTCCGACGCCTTGCAGTCCGCCGGAGCGGCCGAGAGGGAGCTTATCGACACGCTCGAAACACTCGTCGGGGACTTCGGTGATCTCGTGAGTGTGGTCCGGACGGACGGCGAGATCCGCCAGTTCGACGTGGTCGAGATGGCAGACCAGTCACAGCAGTGGACGGTCATCGGGCCGACGGTGAGCGTGCGGACAGACGATAGCTTCGCCCGACTGTTTTTCGATCAACTCACCCGTGTCGTTCCGACGGGCGCGACGGTCACGATCGAACCGACCCGCGACGGGTTCGAACTCGACGTTCCCGCGCACGTGGTCGTGCCCGAAATCGCCGCCCGGTATCGCGATCAGGATCTCCTCAGCGGGTCGCGCCCGCTGTTGAAAGCCAGCGTCCTCGCGGAGGTCATGGGCTGGAACGTCGAGACTCGCCACCCGGCCCCGGACCGGACGGTCCTCGTCGTGGACACCGCGGCCTGGAAACGTCGCGCTGGAGCCACCTGA
- a CDS encoding aminotransferase class V-fold PLP-dependent enzyme — protein sequence MDPLDLRASVPALADTTYLNYGASGPPSEAVLEAARDAITDHSAAHAGEGPYDYAFDTFDRARAAAADLLGTESECVALTNSTADAITRVADALDLGAGDVVVRSDLEHPANVLPWARLAETRGVEVRVLETRAGRIDRDAYSDAVRDADLVTLQSLTWSHGTRWPIAALVDEAHDAGARVLVDAVQSVGHHPVDVAAWGADAVAAASHKWLLGPWGAGMLAVAPDALDALEPDRVGYRSVERGEGLTFHADARRFELGTASPAPYAGLVAAVETAQAVGVDRVADRIHRLAGRLTDRIPADRLVSPADPESGLVTIDVDDPEATVERLDAADIRIRSLPTPEGTVRASIHAVSTAEEVDRVATALIE from the coding sequence ATGGACCCACTGGACCTGCGGGCGTCGGTCCCGGCGCTCGCCGACACGACCTACCTCAACTACGGGGCGAGCGGCCCACCCTCAGAGGCCGTCCTCGAAGCCGCCCGTGACGCCATCACCGACCACAGCGCGGCCCACGCCGGCGAGGGGCCCTACGACTACGCGTTCGACACGTTCGACCGCGCACGGGCGGCCGCGGCCGACCTGCTCGGCACGGAGTCCGAGTGCGTCGCGTTGACGAACTCGACGGCCGACGCGATCACGCGCGTCGCCGACGCGCTGGATCTCGGCGCGGGCGACGTCGTCGTCCGGAGCGATCTCGAACACCCGGCGAACGTCTTGCCCTGGGCGCGCCTGGCCGAGACGCGCGGCGTCGAGGTGCGCGTCCTGGAGACCCGGGCCGGCCGGATCGACCGCGATGCGTACAGCGACGCGGTTCGGGATGCCGACCTCGTCACGCTCCAGTCGTTGACCTGGTCACACGGCACGCGCTGGCCGATCGCCGCGTTGGTCGACGAAGCCCACGACGCCGGCGCGCGCGTGCTCGTCGACGCCGTCCAGTCGGTCGGCCACCACCCCGTCGACGTCGCGGCGTGGGGCGCGGACGCCGTCGCCGCCGCGAGTCACAAGTGGCTGCTCGGCCCGTGGGGCGCGGGAATGCTCGCGGTCGCGCCCGACGCGCTCGACGCGCTCGAACCCGACCGCGTCGGCTACCGATCGGTCGAGCGTGGCGAGGGGCTCACCTTCCACGCCGATGCCCGCCGGTTCGAACTCGGGACGGCCTCGCCGGCCCCCTATGCCGGACTCGTCGCGGCCGTCGAGACGGCCCAGGCGGTCGGTGTCGATCGCGTCGCCGACCGCATCCACCGACTCGCCGGGCGACTCACCGATCGGATTCCCGCCGACCGGCTGGTCAGCCCCGCCGACCCCGAGTCCGGCCTGGTGACGATCGACGTCGACGATCCCGAGGCGACCGTCGAACGCCTCGACGCGGCGGACATCCGGATCCGCTCGCTGCCCACGCCAGAGGGGACCGTCCGGGCGTCGATCCACGCGGTCTCGACCGCCGAGGAGGTCGACCGGGTCGCGACGGCACTGATCGAGTGA
- a CDS encoding fluoride efflux transporter FluC: MNTLLVGLGGVAGAMARHSVGDRLDSTRDTLAVNLLGSLALGVLVATDPSASTLALLGTGFCGAFTTFSSFAFEVVRIAQDGAPRRAAGLATLHLAGAITAVAVGGGVVTLL; encoded by the coding sequence ATGAACACCCTTCTGGTCGGCCTGGGTGGGGTCGCCGGCGCGATGGCCCGCCACTCCGTCGGTGATCGCCTCGATTCGACGCGCGATACGCTCGCGGTGAACCTCCTCGGATCGCTCGCGCTCGGCGTGCTCGTGGCGACCGACCCGTCGGCCTCGACGCTCGCGCTCCTCGGGACGGGCTTCTGTGGGGCGTTCACGACGTTTTCGTCGTTCGCGTTCGAGGTCGTCCGGATCGCCCAGGACGGTGCGCCCCGGCGCGCGGCGGGGCTGGCGACGCTTCACCTGGCCGGAGCGATCACGGCAGTCGCCGTCGGCGGGGGCGTCGTCACCCTGCTCTGA